A stretch of the Marivirga tractuosa DSM 4126 genome encodes the following:
- a CDS encoding alpha-amylase, translating to MKRLIAQIFFPLLLIAIIVSCSEDTKLEEQRKHSNKKATDPFETTQSNDDLAQRNPGPGGGIIMQAFYWDVPAGGTWYQTIESKIPDWDAAGVSAIWLPPVSKAMNGGFSMGYDPYDYFDFGDYNQQGSIETRFGSRSELESLINTAHQYDIDVYADIVLNHNSGGDSEANPYTGTNTYTDFNPASGKFYRSASDFHPNAVVGSDEGVFGGFPDLSHSVTYVQDWLWNRSDGVGKYYRDELGFDGWRFDYVKGFGGWVVREWMNNVGGFAVGEYWDGNAQLLQDWVNSTNRTASAFDFACYYRMDEAFDSNDLTKLQGDMLWKRDAAKAVTFVTNHDTDEIWDKMHAYAYIFTHEGYPTLFYQDYEEWLDQDKLDNLMWIHRNLATGGTDILYADNDEYVARRNGNPGIVVYLNSSNQWLERWVPTNWGNSVIKDYTGNSNWEPTTQNDQWVKIQCPPNSYTVWSLK from the coding sequence ATGAAACGATTAATTGCACAAATTTTTTTTCCTTTATTGCTGATAGCAATAATTGTATCTTGCTCAGAAGATACAAAGCTGGAAGAACAGCGAAAACACTCTAACAAAAAAGCAACTGATCCATTTGAAACTACTCAATCAAATGATGATCTTGCACAGCGAAATCCTGGGCCAGGTGGCGGAATTATCATGCAGGCATTCTATTGGGACGTTCCTGCTGGTGGTACTTGGTATCAAACCATTGAAAGTAAAATCCCTGATTGGGACGCAGCCGGTGTCAGTGCTATTTGGCTACCACCAGTTTCCAAGGCTATGAATGGAGGTTTTTCTATGGGATATGACCCTTATGATTACTTTGATTTTGGTGATTACAATCAACAAGGTTCTATTGAAACGCGTTTTGGATCACGCTCTGAATTAGAAAGTCTAATTAACACTGCTCACCAATATGATATTGACGTTTATGCTGACATTGTATTAAACCACAATAGTGGTGGTGATTCAGAAGCCAATCCTTACACTGGAACTAACACCTATACTGACTTTAACCCTGCATCCGGTAAATTTTATAGATCAGCCAGTGATTTTCACCCTAATGCCGTTGTAGGAAGTGATGAAGGAGTTTTCGGTGGTTTTCCTGATTTAAGTCATTCCGTTACTTATGTTCAAGATTGGCTTTGGAACCGAAGCGATGGCGTAGGTAAATATTATAGAGATGAATTAGGATTCGATGGCTGGAGATTCGACTATGTGAAAGGTTTTGGTGGCTGGGTTGTTCGAGAATGGATGAATAATGTAGGAGGATTTGCTGTAGGTGAATATTGGGATGGAAATGCTCAATTACTACAGGATTGGGTAAACAGCACTAATAGAACAGCTTCCGCTTTCGACTTCGCCTGTTATTACCGAATGGATGAAGCTTTTGATAGTAACGATTTAACAAAACTACAAGGTGATATGCTTTGGAAAAGAGATGCCGCAAAAGCTGTCACTTTTGTAACGAATCATGATACTGATGAAATCTGGGACAAAATGCATGCCTATGCTTATATCTTCACCCATGAAGGCTATCCTACCCTATTCTATCAAGATTACGAAGAATGGTTAGACCAAGACAAGCTGGATAATCTTATGTGGATTCATAGAAATTTAGCAACAGGCGGTACGGATATTTTGTATGCTGACAATGACGAATATGTGGCAAGAAGAAATGGAAACCCAGGAATTGTAGTTTACCTGAACAGTTCAAATCAATGGTTAGAGAGATGGGTACCTACAAACTGGGGCAATTCAGTCATCAAAGATTACACAGGAAATTCAAATTGGGAACCAACAACTCAAAATGACCAGTGGGTAAAAATACAATGCCCTCCTAATAGCTACACTGTTTGGTCGTTAAAATAA
- a CDS encoding glutathione peroxidase — translation MSFYDFDANLLTGEKISMKIFENKTVVVVNTASKCGLTPQYEGLEKLYKKYKDDGLVILGFPCNQFANQEKGNSEEIQEFCQVNYGVSFPMFEKVEVNGKNAHPIFKYLKSKLKGGILGSRVKWNFTKFVIDKEANPVKRFSPKTKPEEMEETIKNLL, via the coding sequence ATGAGTTTTTACGATTTTGATGCTAATTTATTGACAGGAGAGAAGATCTCCATGAAAATATTTGAGAATAAAACGGTGGTGGTAGTCAATACGGCTAGTAAGTGTGGACTTACGCCTCAATATGAAGGCTTAGAGAAGCTCTATAAAAAATACAAGGATGATGGGCTGGTTATTCTGGGATTTCCCTGTAATCAATTTGCTAATCAGGAAAAAGGCAACTCCGAAGAAATTCAAGAGTTTTGTCAAGTCAATTATGGAGTAAGTTTTCCGATGTTTGAAAAAGTTGAGGTGAATGGAAAGAATGCGCATCCCATCTTCAAATACTTGAAGTCTAAACTAAAAGGAGGGATTTTGGGCAGTCGTGTTAAATGGAATTTTACTAAATTCGTTATTGATAAGGAGGCTAATCCGGTCAAGCGATTTTCGCCTAAAACCAAACCTGAAGAAATGGAAGAGACCATTAAAAATTTGCTATAA
- a CDS encoding MarR family winged helix-turn-helix transcriptional regulator translates to MDDHFASLYLENQICFPLYAASRLTTKLYTPFLKELDITYPQYLVLLVLWQHNAQTVNKISERLLLETNTVTPLLKRLENKGLLKRERSREDERTVQVSLTAEGEKLKEKAVKIPEKIIGSFQDQTTSETEIIHFRDTLKQLVETLDEKLKR, encoded by the coding sequence ATGGATGATCATTTCGCATCTTTATATCTGGAAAATCAAATCTGTTTTCCACTTTATGCTGCTTCAAGGCTTACGACTAAATTATATACTCCATTTTTAAAGGAGTTGGATATTACTTACCCTCAATACTTAGTCTTATTGGTGTTGTGGCAGCATAATGCCCAAACGGTTAATAAAATAAGCGAACGCCTCTTATTAGAAACTAATACTGTAACCCCATTGCTGAAAAGACTAGAAAACAAAGGGCTATTAAAAAGAGAACGTTCGAGAGAAGATGAACGTACAGTTCAAGTATCCTTAACAGCAGAAGGAGAGAAGCTAAAGGAAAAAGCAGTTAAGATTCCTGAAAAGATCATTGGCTCTTTTCAGGATCAGACCACCTCTGAAACCGAAATAATTCATTTCAGAGATACTTTAAAGCAGTTAGTTGAGACTTTGGATGAGAAGTTGAAGCGGTGA
- a CDS encoding alpha/beta hydrolase family protein: MKKLATTVILFLFSFSLFAQNIEGKWQGLLKVQGMELTIVFNISQQEDSLVATMDSPDQGAFGLAVQEVSFEDDQLILGMNMPPIQYEGTLNSDGEITGVFKQGGAEIPLVLSQNEVKKSNKKKPQDPIEPFPYLSTDIFFENKTAGIKLAGTLTMPSEGSNFPAVVLISGSGPQDRDEALLGHKPFLVLSDHLTRQGIAVLRFDDRGTAESEGNFNTATSADFKTDVAAAVDYLKTQKEIGSIGLIGHSEGGIIAPMLAAESKDVEFIVLMAGTGIRGDELLLRQSELIGRASGMKEEELKTARAFNQGAYDIVVNSVSQEKVRAELKEYLEASVAKSPELATANGLKEQVFVDQVLGQLTSPWMMYFLKYDPAEALEKVDCPVLAIIGEKDLQVPAEVNLHAIETALKKGGNTQYTVKELEGLNHLFQEAETGAPSEYAQIQQTIAPQALELMSSWILEEVK; encoded by the coding sequence ATGAAAAAACTAGCTACCACAGTAATTCTATTCTTATTTAGTTTCAGTCTTTTTGCACAGAATATCGAAGGAAAATGGCAAGGATTACTTAAGGTGCAAGGTATGGAACTCACTATTGTCTTCAATATTTCCCAACAAGAGGATTCCTTAGTTGCCACTATGGACAGTCCTGACCAAGGAGCTTTCGGCTTGGCTGTTCAAGAAGTTTCTTTTGAAGATGATCAATTGATTTTGGGAATGAATATGCCCCCAATTCAATATGAAGGAACCCTTAATTCAGATGGTGAAATTACGGGAGTTTTTAAACAAGGAGGAGCTGAAATTCCCTTGGTACTCAGCCAAAATGAAGTGAAGAAGTCTAATAAAAAGAAGCCTCAGGATCCAATAGAACCTTTTCCTTACCTAAGTACAGATATATTCTTTGAAAATAAGACTGCTGGAATTAAGCTAGCTGGAACATTAACGATGCCTTCTGAAGGAAGCAATTTTCCTGCAGTTGTTTTAATTAGCGGAAGTGGTCCACAAGATAGAGACGAAGCATTGTTAGGACATAAGCCCTTTTTGGTTTTGTCTGATCATTTGACCAGGCAAGGAATAGCTGTATTACGATTTGATGATAGAGGCACAGCCGAATCAGAGGGAAATTTTAATACCGCTACTTCTGCAGATTTTAAAACTGATGTGGCTGCGGCAGTTGACTATTTAAAAACCCAAAAGGAAATTGGAAGCATTGGATTAATTGGTCATAGCGAGGGCGGAATTATTGCGCCAATGTTGGCAGCAGAGTCAAAGGATGTGGAATTCATTGTTTTGATGGCAGGGACTGGAATTAGAGGAGATGAATTGCTTTTAAGACAAAGTGAATTGATTGGCAGAGCATCTGGAATGAAAGAGGAAGAACTTAAAACAGCAAGAGCATTCAATCAGGGTGCTTATGATATAGTGGTCAATAGTGTCAGTCAAGAAAAAGTCAGAGCCGAGCTTAAAGAATATCTGGAAGCATCAGTTGCTAAAAGTCCTGAGTTAGCAACAGCAAATGGACTGAAGGAACAAGTCTTTGTGGATCAGGTTTTGGGTCAATTGACAAGCCCTTGGATGATGTATTTCTTAAAATATGATCCTGCAGAAGCTTTAGAAAAAGTGGATTGTCCAGTATTGGCGATAATTGGAGAAAAAGATTTACAAGTTCCTGCTGAAGTGAATTTACACGCGATTGAGACCGCCTTAAAAAAAGGTGGAAATACACAGTATACTGTCAAAGAGTTAGAAGGATTAAACCATCTGTTTCAAGAAGCCGAAACTGGGGCTCCAAGTGAATATGCTCAAATTCAACAAACTATTGCACCTCAAGCTTTGGAATTGATGAGTAGCTGGATATTGGAAGAAGTGAAATAA
- a CDS encoding DoxX family protein codes for MKTNLVQTIFRVLLGAIMTLAGIGHLTFQREEFLAQVPRWLPTDPGFMDFVVLSSGIVEITLGLLMIFLAKHKAKVGIALAIFYILIFPGNISQYTNGIDAFGLDTDQKRLIRLFFQPVLVLWALWSTAGWKYLKTVIKK; via the coding sequence ATGAAAACAAATCTAGTTCAAACGATTTTTAGAGTTCTTTTAGGAGCCATTATGACTTTGGCAGGTATAGGTCATTTAACTTTTCAAAGAGAAGAATTTTTAGCTCAGGTTCCCAGATGGTTGCCAACAGATCCCGGTTTTATGGATTTTGTTGTACTTTCTTCAGGTATAGTAGAGATTACGTTAGGGCTGTTAATGATCTTTTTGGCTAAGCATAAGGCTAAAGTAGGGATAGCATTAGCGATTTTCTACATCCTTATTTTCCCTGGTAATATTTCGCAATACACCAATGGCATTGATGCCTTTGGTTTAGATACCGATCAAAAACGATTGATCAGATTGTTTTTTCAACCGGTTTTGGTTTTATGGGCTTTATGGTCAACTGCTGGATGGAAATATTTGAAAACAGTTATTAAAAAATAG
- a CDS encoding sensor histidine kinase: protein MFRFFNLNKWSKLEKSLEQKPNILLSQFSIIAVIASLIQVINDLLNINYVAVGFDLVIVGIAIATFLVNENRNHVIAKFIFIVLGTGYIFVYGAIIPKSIGVYLIFFPILAIIFLVFSNEERRYKYYSVVYVLILLFILEITEYQPFGEINLTEGKSESTSFYVNMFISLFVVVFSMYNIDVINKQIDQVRLETLKELEQKNKELELANDELDHFVYSASHDLKAPLSSILGLINIAKYEVKDDNVIDYFVRIENRIERLTNFIKEVIEISRNTRTEIQTEAIDLDKMLDEIIENNNYIEGMEKIEFNKDINFDAPLFSDKARLEVILNNLISNSIKYSDPGKGDCKVDIRAEKSKKEFKISIEDNGIGIPEDQQEKVFDMFYRGAQSKEGSGLGLYIVKNMLVKLKGEFDLYSKEGEGTKIELSFPILK, encoded by the coding sequence GTGTTCAGATTTTTTAATCTTAATAAGTGGTCAAAGTTAGAGAAGAGTTTAGAACAAAAACCCAATATACTTTTATCACAGTTTTCAATTATAGCGGTTATTGCATCATTAATTCAAGTAATTAATGATTTACTCAATATAAATTATGTTGCAGTTGGATTTGATTTGGTGATTGTGGGTATAGCAATTGCTACTTTCCTAGTGAATGAGAATCGGAATCATGTAATCGCAAAGTTTATTTTTATAGTTCTAGGCACAGGTTACATTTTTGTCTATGGAGCAATCATTCCAAAATCAATAGGAGTCTACCTTATCTTTTTTCCAATATTAGCCATCATTTTTTTAGTATTTAGTAATGAAGAAAGAAGATATAAGTATTATTCTGTTGTTTATGTACTGATTTTATTATTCATATTAGAGATCACCGAATATCAGCCTTTTGGAGAAATCAATCTGACCGAAGGTAAATCCGAAAGCACTTCTTTCTATGTTAATATGTTCATTTCTCTATTTGTCGTGGTTTTTTCTATGTATAATATTGATGTTATTAATAAGCAAATTGATCAGGTTCGCTTGGAAACATTGAAGGAACTAGAACAAAAAAATAAGGAGTTGGAATTGGCAAATGATGAATTGGATCATTTTGTTTATAGTGCCTCTCATGATTTAAAAGCACCTTTATCTTCTATTCTAGGACTTATCAATATAGCAAAATATGAGGTGAAGGACGATAATGTGATAGATTACTTTGTCAGGATTGAGAATAGAATTGAACGCTTGACAAATTTTATTAAAGAAGTTATTGAGATTTCACGGAACACAAGAACAGAAATACAAACAGAAGCAATTGACCTCGACAAAATGCTGGATGAAATAATTGAGAACAATAATTATATAGAAGGGATGGAGAAAATTGAGTTCAATAAAGATATTAATTTTGATGCGCCACTATTTTCTGATAAAGCTAGATTGGAAGTGATATTGAATAATTTGATTTCCAATTCCATCAAGTACTCTGATCCTGGAAAGGGGGATTGCAAAGTAGATATTAGGGCTGAAAAAAGTAAAAAGGAATTCAAAATTTCTATCGAAGATAACGGCATTGGAATTCCTGAGGATCAACAAGAAAAGGTATTCGATATGTTTTACAGAGGAGCACAGAGCAAAGAAGGCTCAGGTTTAGGACTTTATATAGTAAAAAATATGCTGGTCAAATTAAAGGGGGAATTTGATCTGTACTCAAAAGAAGGAGAGGGTACAAAAATTGAGTTAAGTTTTCCTATTTTGAAGTAA
- a CDS encoding zinc-dependent metalloprotease, giving the protein MKQLLFTITLSFFLIQADATAQLFGKKKDKEDKSKTEKPSSELKNYDKIIKGDVKSDEGLFTTHELDGKLYYEIPFDKLEKDMLLVTRIVKLPDNFGGGYINAGSKMNEQVVRWYKRDQNIDLKVISFQNVSDEESPIYKSVEANNFFPILYSSKIEAINPDSTAYLVDVSSLFTDEVSAINAMSDRLRKAYKVKRLDKSRSYIASAKSFPENIEVQHLMTYDAGDPPSRDQAGTISMLLNQSMILLPDEKMQPRLADERVGWFTIQKYDYNSDKLKSDDYELIRRWRLVPKDIEAYKRGELVEPVKPIVYYLDPATPEKWRPYFIQGIEDWNAAFEEAGFKNAIIAKEAPTKEEDPDFSPEDIRYSVVRYVATTTRNAVGPSVSDPRTGEIIESDIIWYHNHLRSYRNRYMIEAGAQKESARTLETPEAEIGEMMRMVIAHEVGHALGLPHNMKASSAYPTDSLRSASFTQEYGLTPSIMDYARVNYVAQPEDEGVRYIRMMGPYDKYAINWGYRFIPDANSKEEEKPILDDWILEKAGNPWYEFGSGYGAADPRANRESLGDDHVKSSEYGLANLKKVVPNLVEWTAEEGQGYSELAEVYRELGYMWSGYIRHVTANVGGIYETLKTSNQEGVVYEHVPASIQRKAVAFLNDHAFTNHDWLLNKEIIQRIEDDGAIDRVKSLQVRALSSLLDEDRLLRMVENESLNGNDAYSPLEMLEDVRTGIFSELYRGQAVDAYRRNLQRTYIELASNTIAELEAEENRNGDVIISDIIPLMRAELEQLKSDISSRKYRTSDKMSRIHWNDLLARINKSFAQ; this is encoded by the coding sequence ATGAAACAACTACTATTCACTATTACACTAAGTTTTTTCTTGATCCAAGCTGATGCTACCGCACAACTGTTTGGGAAAAAGAAAGACAAGGAAGATAAAAGCAAAACAGAAAAACCATCATCAGAGCTGAAAAATTATGACAAGATTATTAAGGGTGATGTAAAATCTGATGAAGGCTTATTTACCACCCATGAATTAGATGGAAAACTTTATTATGAAATTCCATTTGATAAACTAGAAAAAGATATGCTCTTGGTGACCCGTATAGTAAAATTACCGGATAATTTTGGTGGTGGATATATCAATGCGGGGTCAAAAATGAATGAGCAAGTGGTTCGTTGGTATAAAAGAGACCAAAACATTGACTTAAAAGTAATTAGCTTTCAAAATGTTAGTGACGAAGAATCTCCTATTTATAAATCTGTAGAAGCCAATAACTTCTTCCCAATTCTTTACAGCAGTAAAATTGAAGCAATTAATCCAGATTCCACAGCATATTTAGTTGATGTAAGCAGTCTTTTCACTGATGAGGTAAGTGCAATTAATGCTATGTCAGACCGATTAAGAAAAGCTTATAAAGTGAAGCGATTAGATAAAAGCAGATCATATATTGCATCAGCGAAATCATTTCCTGAAAATATTGAAGTGCAGCATTTAATGACTTACGATGCAGGAGATCCTCCAAGTAGAGACCAAGCTGGGACTATCAGCATGTTATTGAATCAATCCATGATTCTTTTACCAGATGAAAAAATGCAACCTAGGCTGGCAGATGAAAGAGTTGGATGGTTCACCATTCAAAAATATGATTACAACTCAGATAAATTGAAATCTGATGATTATGAACTGATTAGAAGATGGAGATTGGTACCGAAAGACATAGAAGCATATAAAAGAGGCGAGCTGGTTGAGCCTGTCAAACCAATTGTTTATTATTTGGATCCAGCAACACCTGAAAAATGGAGGCCTTATTTTATTCAGGGAATAGAAGACTGGAATGCAGCTTTTGAAGAAGCAGGGTTCAAAAATGCTATAATTGCAAAGGAAGCACCTACTAAAGAAGAGGATCCTGATTTTAGCCCCGAAGATATTCGCTATTCAGTGGTGAGATATGTCGCAACTACTACCAGAAATGCAGTAGGGCCATCTGTTTCTGATCCCCGAACAGGAGAAATTATCGAAAGTGACATTATATGGTATCATAATCACTTAAGGTCATACAGAAACCGATATATGATCGAAGCCGGTGCTCAAAAGGAATCTGCCAGAACCCTTGAAACCCCTGAGGCAGAAATTGGTGAAATGATGCGCATGGTAATAGCACATGAAGTGGGGCATGCTTTGGGATTACCTCATAATATGAAAGCTAGTTCTGCCTACCCTACTGATTCCTTAAGGTCAGCTTCGTTTACGCAAGAATATGGCCTCACTCCTTCTATTATGGATTATGCAAGGGTCAATTATGTAGCTCAGCCAGAAGATGAAGGGGTTCGCTACATTAGAATGATGGGACCTTATGATAAGTATGCTATCAATTGGGGGTATAGATTTATTCCTGATGCCAATAGCAAAGAAGAAGAAAAGCCAATCTTAGATGATTGGATATTGGAAAAAGCAGGAAATCCATGGTATGAATTCGGAAGCGGATATGGAGCTGCAGATCCAAGAGCAAACAGAGAAAGTTTGGGAGATGACCATGTGAAATCTAGTGAATATGGCTTGGCAAATTTAAAAAAGGTGGTGCCAAATTTAGTAGAATGGACTGCAGAAGAAGGTCAAGGCTATAGCGAATTGGCAGAAGTTTACAGGGAATTAGGCTATATGTGGAGTGGATATATTAGACACGTAACTGCAAATGTTGGTGGTATTTACGAAACTCTTAAAACATCTAACCAAGAAGGAGTTGTATATGAACATGTTCCAGCTTCAATTCAACGCAAGGCTGTAGCTTTCCTTAATGATCATGCCTTCACAAATCATGATTGGTTACTCAATAAAGAAATTATTCAAAGAATAGAAGATGATGGAGCAATTGATAGAGTGAAATCATTGCAAGTAAGAGCTTTAAGTAGCTTACTGGATGAAGATAGACTGTTAAGAATGGTGGAAAATGAAAGTTTAAACGGTAATGATGCCTATTCACCATTAGAAATGCTGGAAGATGTTCGAACGGGGATTTTCTCCGAGTTATATCGAGGTCAAGCAGTGGATGCCTACAGACGAAATCTACAAAGAACTTATATAGAATTGGCTTCCAATACGATTGCAGAATTAGAGGCAGAAGAAAATAGAAATGGTGATGTGATTATATCAGATATAATTCCACTGATGCGTGCTGAACTAGAGCAGTTAAAATCAGATATTAGTAGCAGAAAATACAGAACTTCTGATAAAATGAGCAGAATTCATTGGAATGACTTATTGGCTAGAATCAATAAAAGTTTTGCTCAATAA
- the trpF gene encoding phosphoribosylanthranilate isomerase, with the protein MALKTFVKISEVNNLSDARYCAGMTVNLMGFDLYKDNPAYVSPENFMELTGWLSGVDFVGEYGNASEDAIKASIKDYEIHYLQTDNPAIIPLFPEFKRILRFDMDKVSNAEEVKSIMHKAADDVQFFLFESGNGNHYKENVVNQVLDLAKDYPVVLGFNIDDKNVMELVEKTSIKGISLKGGEEIRPGYKDFDELADILETLEIDDTVEG; encoded by the coding sequence ATGGCATTAAAAACATTCGTTAAGATATCTGAAGTTAATAATTTGAGTGATGCACGCTATTGTGCGGGTATGACCGTAAACCTGATGGGTTTTGATTTGTATAAAGATAATCCTGCATACGTTAGCCCTGAAAATTTCATGGAGCTTACGGGTTGGTTGTCAGGAGTGGATTTCGTAGGCGAATACGGCAATGCTTCCGAAGATGCCATCAAAGCATCCATCAAAGATTATGAAATTCACTACCTACAAACCGATAATCCAGCCATTATCCCTCTTTTCCCAGAATTCAAAAGAATATTAAGATTTGACATGGATAAAGTGTCTAATGCAGAGGAAGTAAAAAGCATTATGCATAAAGCCGCAGATGATGTCCAGTTTTTCCTATTTGAATCCGGAAACGGTAATCATTATAAAGAAAATGTAGTCAATCAAGTATTAGATTTAGCAAAAGACTACCCTGTTGTCTTAGGCTTTAATATTGACGACAAAAATGTAATGGAATTAGTTGAAAAGACTTCTATAAAAGGTATTTCACTCAAAGGTGGAGAAGAGATTCGACCAGGTTATAAAGATTTTGATGAGCTGGCTGATATTTTGGAGACCTTGGAGATTGATGATACAGTAGAAGGCTGA
- a CDS encoding 16S rRNA (uracil(1498)-N(3))-methyltransferase → MQLFYQNLLPEINYLDQDESKHCIKVLRKQQGDELDIIDGKGTFYKAKITDASAKKCRFEIISTTQERKVAFHRHLAIAPTKNMDKMEWLVEKATEMGIDEISFFQSFHSERKVIKIERLEKKAISAMKQSLKAKKPLLNEIIPYKQFLKETDVSNKLIAYVDFKNKIHMKNELSHQQDTLVLIGPEGDFTPEEVSLAIENRYKKVSLGNSRLRTETAALAAVHLMNLAME, encoded by the coding sequence ATGCAACTATTTTATCAAAATCTTCTCCCAGAAATCAACTATTTAGACCAAGATGAGTCGAAGCATTGTATAAAAGTATTGCGGAAACAGCAGGGTGATGAACTCGATATTATTGATGGAAAGGGCACTTTCTATAAAGCTAAAATCACAGATGCAAGCGCAAAAAAATGCAGATTTGAAATTATATCGACCACCCAAGAAAGGAAAGTAGCTTTCCACCGCCATTTAGCCATTGCTCCCACTAAAAATATGGATAAAATGGAGTGGTTGGTAGAAAAGGCAACTGAAATGGGGATAGATGAAATAAGCTTTTTTCAGAGTTTCCATTCAGAAAGAAAAGTCATTAAAATCGAACGCTTAGAGAAGAAAGCCATTAGCGCTATGAAACAATCCTTGAAGGCCAAAAAACCGTTGCTAAATGAAATAATACCATATAAGCAATTTTTGAAAGAAACTGATGTTAGCAATAAGTTAATTGCTTATGTTGATTTCAAAAATAAGATACACATGAAAAATGAGTTAAGCCATCAACAAGACACCTTAGTTTTAATTGGTCCAGAAGGAGATTTCACACCTGAAGAAGTTAGTCTTGCAATAGAAAATAGATATAAGAAAGTAAGCCTTGGAAACAGTAGATTAAGAACTGAAACAGCAGCATTAGCTGCAGTGCATTTGATGAATTTAGCGATGGAATAA